The proteins below come from a single Chloroflexota bacterium genomic window:
- the galU gene encoding UTP--glucose-1-phosphate uridylyltransferase GalU has translation MTTTIRKAVITAAGWGTRFLPLTKSQPKEMLPLLNKPLIQYSVEEAIACGVELVVIVTALGKRTMEDYFDHSFELEHMLEQQGKSKLAEEIRRLSNMVDICYVRQKEQLGLGHAVLTTKHVVGNEPFILLLPDDIFEQRELVLKHMLGICERYGSSVIAVKKVAEGEVGRYGIIKPREIANHIYEVHDLVEKPEPREAPSNLAIMGRYVLKPEIFAALEDTRPGRNREIQITDALKRLAQEHPIHAYEFEGAHYDAGTLLGWLKTTVALGLKDPDIGPELRNYLTTIL, from the coding sequence TTGACTACAACGATCAGAAAGGCCGTGATCACTGCCGCAGGCTGGGGCACCAGATTTTTGCCGCTGACAAAGTCTCAGCCCAAGGAAATGCTGCCGCTTCTGAACAAACCGCTGATCCAGTACAGCGTAGAGGAGGCAATTGCCTGCGGCGTGGAGCTGGTGGTTATTGTCACTGCTTTGGGCAAGAGAACGATGGAGGATTACTTTGACCACTCCTTCGAACTCGAACATATGCTGGAGCAGCAGGGCAAGAGCAAACTGGCAGAAGAGATTCGCCGCCTGTCCAACATGGTCGATATCTGCTACGTCCGCCAGAAGGAACAGCTAGGGCTGGGGCATGCTGTTCTGACCACCAAGCATGTGGTAGGCAATGAGCCCTTTATCCTGCTTCTCCCCGATGATATCTTTGAACAAAGGGAACTAGTACTGAAACACATGCTTGGGATTTGTGAACGCTATGGGAGCAGCGTTATTGCTGTCAAAAAGGTGGCTGAAGGCGAAGTGGGCAGATACGGTATCATTAAGCCCAGAGAAATAGCAAATCACATCTATGAAGTCCATGACCTGGTGGAAAAGCCAGAACCCCGGGAAGCCCCCTCTAATCTGGCTATCATGGGCAGATACGTTCTGAAACCAGAGATCTTTGCAGCCCTGGAAGATACCCGGCCCGGCAGGAACCGCGAGATTCAGATAACAGACGCCCTGAAACGTCTGGCCCAGGAACATCCCATACATGCCTACGAGTTCGAAGGGGCGCACTACGATGCCGGTACTCTTTTGGGTTGGCTGAAAACAACTGTAGCCCTGGGGCTAAAAGACCCTGATATCGGGCCAGAATTGAGGAACTATCTCACCACGATACTCTGA